From the Flavobacterium galactosidilyticum genome, one window contains:
- a CDS encoding HlyD family secretion protein translates to MEKKQTNTKFIIILVILVVIGGGYGTYKYLHSLAHEQTDDAQIEKNMNPIIPRVSGYVSKVYIKDNDYVKKGDTLFTIDKKDYQLKIAEATAALAAAEGNFEVSRADISSALASVSASDATVQSASGSIESAKIKLAQITSDYNRYNNLYKSHTITKQQYEQASTAKQEAENQVRILQQQQKASAYQKSVIIAKSKASDKLTEVAAANIKRAQALLDAANLNISYTVITAAIDGQVSKIDIQPGQLVQPGQSLFYIINNQEAWVIANFKETQLNKMVMGQKVTLKVDAYPDYDFQGTITSFSPATGSRFSILPPDNATGNFVKTIQRLPVKISLDASNDAEKIKLLRPGMNVDVDVHVK, encoded by the coding sequence ATGGAAAAGAAACAAACAAATACAAAATTTATTATTATCCTAGTGATCTTGGTAGTGATAGGCGGAGGATATGGAACTTATAAATACTTACACTCGTTAGCCCACGAGCAAACGGATGATGCTCAAATTGAGAAAAACATGAACCCAATTATTCCAAGAGTATCGGGTTACGTAAGTAAAGTGTACATAAAAGATAACGACTATGTAAAAAAAGGAGATACTTTATTTACGATCGATAAGAAAGATTATCAATTAAAAATCGCGGAAGCAACTGCTGCTCTTGCTGCTGCTGAAGGAAACTTTGAGGTTTCTAGGGCAGATATCAGTAGCGCGCTTGCAAGTGTTTCTGCCTCTGACGCTACTGTTCAATCGGCTAGCGGAAGTATTGAAAGTGCTAAAATTAAATTGGCGCAAATAACTAGTGACTACAATCGCTACAACAATTTGTATAAAAGCCATACCATCACTAAACAACAGTATGAACAAGCTTCTACAGCGAAACAAGAAGCTGAAAACCAAGTCCGCATTTTGCAACAACAACAAAAAGCAAGTGCTTACCAAAAATCAGTTATTATAGCGAAATCGAAAGCTTCAGATAAACTAACTGAAGTGGCTGCTGCCAATATCAAAAGAGCACAAGCTTTACTAGATGCAGCAAATTTAAATATCTCTTATACCGTTATTACGGCTGCAATTGACGGTCAGGTTTCAAAAATTGATATTCAACCAGGGCAATTAGTTCAACCAGGACAATCGTTATTTTATATTATCAATAACCAAGAAGCTTGGGTAATTGCTAATTTCAAAGAAACGCAATTGAACAAAATGGTAATGGGACAAAAAGTAACTTTAAAAGTAGATGCTTATCCTGACTATGATTTCCAAGGTACAATTACCTCTTTTTCACCCGCTACAGGATCTCGTTTCTCTATTTTGCCTCCAGATAATGCAACTGGTAACTTTGTAAAAACAATTCAAAGATTACCGGTAAAAATATCCTTAGATGCATCAAATGACGCTGAAAAAATAAAATTACTGAGACCAGGAATGAATGTTGATGTTGATGTACATGTAAAATAA
- a CDS encoding TetR/AcrR family transcriptional regulator produces METNFNDKQIKILEVAELLFSEKGFDGTSIRDISKEAKINIAMISYYFGSKERLLEALILHRTTDLKLQLDHLILENLEPIEKVNKLIELYINRVNSNRGLYRILHFEFTSKKRNINHETFSELKKGNLKSLETIIIEGQNKGVFRKDIVIPLITPTILGTFFHFQMNRPFFENLLNLNTEALYDNYIKTVLTKHIQQTIKALLVYES; encoded by the coding sequence TTGGAAACTAATTTCAACGATAAACAAATCAAGATACTCGAAGTGGCAGAACTGCTATTTTCGGAAAAAGGTTTTGATGGAACATCGATACGGGATATATCTAAAGAAGCGAAAATAAACATCGCTATGATTTCTTATTACTTTGGATCTAAGGAGCGACTACTAGAAGCGCTAATTCTCCATCGAACTACCGACTTAAAACTACAATTAGATCATTTGATATTAGAAAATCTAGAGCCGATTGAAAAAGTCAATAAGCTAATTGAACTTTACATTAATCGCGTCAATTCTAATAGAGGACTTTACAGAATTTTACACTTCGAATTTACTTCAAAAAAGAGAAACATAAATCATGAGACATTTTCTGAACTCAAAAAGGGAAACCTCAAATCTTTAGAAACTATTATAATAGAGGGACAAAACAAAGGTGTTTTTAGAAAGGATATTGTAATACCGCTAATCACACCCACTATTTTAGGTACATTTTTTCATTTTCAAATGAATAGACCGTTTTTTGAAAACTTATTAAACTTGAACACGGAAGCGCTATATGATAATTACATAAAAACAGTTCTCACAAAACACATTCAACAAACAATAAAAGCACTACTAGTATATGAAAGTTAG
- a CDS encoding nitroreductase family protein yields the protein MELIDKLKWRYAAKAMNGQKVAQEKIDTIIEAASLAPTSSGLQPFEIMVVTNQEIKEKIRAIGWNQSVITDCSHLLVFAAWDNYTVERINKMFDLTNEIRGFKNEGWENYRQMLLGLYPQRDPEVNFQHAARQAYIAFSQAIAAAAFEGVDSTPIEGFDENALDEILGLRAKGLRSCVILPLGYRDAENDWLVNLVKVRKSKEDLVTLID from the coding sequence ATGGAATTAATAGATAAATTGAAATGGCGTTACGCTGCTAAAGCGATGAATGGTCAAAAAGTAGCACAAGAAAAAATAGATACCATTATTGAAGCGGCTTCACTAGCGCCAACATCAAGTGGTTTGCAACCTTTTGAAATTATGGTGGTTACAAATCAAGAGATAAAGGAAAAAATTAGAGCTATTGGCTGGAATCAATCCGTGATTACTGATTGTTCCCATTTGCTTGTTTTTGCTGCTTGGGATAATTATACTGTGGAGCGTATCAATAAAATGTTTGACTTGACTAATGAAATTCGTGGTTTCAAAAATGAGGGTTGGGAAAATTACCGTCAAATGCTTTTAGGACTTTATCCTCAAAGAGATCCTGAAGTTAACTTTCAGCATGCTGCAAGACAAGCTTATATTGCGTTTTCGCAAGCTATTGCAGCAGCAGCTTTTGAAGGCGTAGACAGTACACCTATCGAAGGGTTTGATGAAAATGCCTTAGATGAAATTCTAGGATTAAGAGCAAAAGGACTAAGAAGTTGTGTAATTCTTCCTCTTGGTTACAGAGATGCTGAGAATGACTGGTTAGTTAATTTAGTTAAAGTTAGAAAAAGCAAGGAAGATTTAGT
- a CDS encoding SulP family inorganic anion transporter, producing MKKVFNLFDFSQKVNFRTEILAGLTVAMTMIPESLSFAILAGFPPLMGLYAAFIAGLVTAIFGGRPGMISGGAGATVIVLIALMNSNGLEYVFAAVALAGVIQILIGIFKLGKFIGLVPQPVMFGFVNGLAVIIFMSQLEQFKKVVNGQVEWLTGIPLLIMAGLVALTIGIIVLFPKITKAVPASLVAIIIIFALVFFFKIETKTVRDIASISGGFPPFHIPTVPINLEMLKIIFPYALIMASVGLTEGLLTLTLVDEITGTKGNGNRECIAQGSSNILNGFFFGMGGCPMIAQTLVNLSAGSRARLSGIVAALTILIIILFGAPVIERVPMAALVGVMVMVAIGTFEWTSFRIINKMPKHDIFVGILVAVITILLHNLALAVLIGVIISALVFAWESAKRIRAKKYIDEKGVKHYEIYGPLFFASTTAFLEKFDVANDPNEIIIDFKESKITDMSAIDAVNKITEKYAQLNKKVHLQHLSADCKTLLKNADAIIDVNILEDPTYKVALD from the coding sequence ATGAAAAAAGTATTTAATTTATTTGACTTTTCACAAAAAGTCAATTTTAGAACCGAAATCCTAGCAGGCTTAACAGTTGCTATGACTATGATTCCTGAGTCGCTGTCATTTGCAATATTAGCTGGTTTCCCTCCCTTGATGGGTTTATATGCTGCATTTATTGCAGGTTTAGTAACAGCTATTTTTGGTGGAAGACCTGGAATGATTTCTGGAGGAGCAGGAGCTACTGTAATTGTTTTAATAGCGCTAATGAACTCGAATGGTTTGGAATATGTTTTTGCCGCAGTTGCATTAGCTGGTGTCATTCAAATTTTGATAGGGATATTTAAACTCGGAAAATTTATAGGATTGGTGCCGCAACCTGTTATGTTTGGGTTTGTAAACGGTTTAGCCGTTATCATTTTTATGTCACAGTTAGAACAATTTAAGAAAGTAGTCAACGGTCAAGTAGAATGGCTTACTGGCATTCCACTCTTGATTATGGCTGGTTTAGTTGCACTAACCATCGGAATTATTGTGCTTTTTCCTAAAATTACCAAAGCTGTTCCAGCTTCATTAGTAGCAATTATTATAATCTTTGCCTTGGTTTTTTTCTTTAAAATTGAAACTAAGACGGTGAGAGATATTGCTTCTATAAGTGGTGGTTTTCCTCCATTTCACATTCCTACTGTGCCAATCAATTTAGAAATGCTGAAAATTATATTTCCATATGCTTTAATTATGGCTTCAGTGGGATTAACGGAAGGATTATTGACATTGACTTTAGTCGATGAAATTACGGGAACTAAGGGAAATGGAAATAGAGAATGTATTGCGCAAGGAAGCTCTAATATTCTGAATGGTTTTTTCTTTGGAATGGGTGGTTGTCCTATGATTGCACAAACATTAGTTAATCTTTCTGCTGGTTCTAGAGCGCGTTTATCTGGAATTGTAGCTGCATTAACCATACTGATTATTATTTTATTTGGTGCGCCTGTAATTGAACGAGTACCAATGGCAGCCTTAGTAGGAGTTATGGTAATGGTAGCGATTGGAACTTTTGAATGGACAAGTTTCCGAATCATTAATAAGATGCCAAAGCACGATATTTTTGTTGGGATACTAGTAGCAGTAATAACAATTTTATTACACAACTTGGCTTTAGCAGTTTTGATTGGTGTAATAATTTCAGCTTTGGTTTTTGCATGGGAAAGTGCCAAAAGAATTCGTGCGAAGAAGTATATCGATGAAAAAGGAGTGAAGCATTATGAAATATATGGTCCTTTGTTTTTTGCGTCAACAACTGCTTTCTTAGAAAAATTTGATGTCGCTAATGATCCAAATGAAATAATAATCGACTTTAAAGAAAGTAAAATAACGGATATGAGTGCGATTGACGCTGTCAATAAAATCACCGAAAAGTATGCGCAACTCAATAAAAAGGTTCACCTACAGCATTTGAGTGCGGATTGTAAAACTTTATTAAAAAATGCAGACGCTATTATTGATGTTAATATTCTTGAAGATCCAACCTATAAAGTAGCACTAGATTAA
- a CDS encoding TolC family protein — protein sequence MKVSQIMFLGIFFIGINSIEAQDRTSFSLEEAVHMAWTKSNEVSLANTKVNTKKYELQSVKNNQYPDFKVSGQYQRLAKASVDLKINKNSSSTTAIPTVDQLIIGQANATLPIFGGFKIQNSIKLQDNLYQAETANSLQTKEDVAMNVVNYYASLYKAQKTIELLKENQKKAEQRVTDFIELEKNGIIPRNDLLKSQLQVSKIQLSLDEANNNLNIVNYSLTTLLKLPPNTKLEVKESDFVDLTMDNVPTSEEPALQNRKDLEAIHFQEKASQANIKMAKSAYYPSLSLIGGYTVLDIKNVVTIQNAMNFGVGVSYDLSSILKNGTMVKLAESKASEVQNSEEMLTDYIKIEVQKSIEDYQLALKQSNVYTQAVEQSTENYRIIKDKYDNGLSNTNDLLEADVEQLNATINKALAKANIVQKYYELLSVTGQLSKTFNLSKI from the coding sequence ATGAAAGTTAGTCAAATAATGTTCTTAGGCATCTTTTTCATAGGAATTAATTCTATTGAAGCACAAGATAGAACGAGTTTTTCTCTTGAGGAAGCCGTTCATATGGCTTGGACCAAAAGCAATGAGGTCTCGCTAGCAAACACGAAAGTGAACACCAAAAAATATGAATTACAGTCCGTAAAAAACAATCAGTATCCTGATTTTAAAGTCTCGGGGCAGTATCAAAGATTAGCTAAGGCATCTGTAGACTTAAAAATTAACAAAAACAGTTCTTCGACAACAGCTATTCCTACTGTAGATCAATTAATTATCGGACAAGCAAATGCTACTTTACCTATTTTTGGAGGATTCAAAATTCAAAATAGCATTAAACTTCAAGATAATCTCTATCAAGCGGAAACGGCTAATTCCTTGCAAACAAAGGAAGATGTTGCAATGAATGTGGTAAATTATTACGCGAGTTTGTATAAGGCACAAAAAACAATAGAGCTCCTTAAAGAAAATCAGAAGAAAGCAGAACAACGCGTAACTGATTTTATCGAATTAGAAAAAAACGGAATCATTCCTAGAAATGATTTATTAAAATCGCAACTACAAGTTTCAAAAATACAACTATCATTAGATGAAGCAAACAACAATTTAAACATTGTCAATTACTCGCTGACAACACTTTTAAAATTACCTCCAAACACTAAACTAGAAGTAAAAGAAAGTGATTTTGTTGATTTGACTATGGATAATGTTCCTACAAGCGAAGAACCTGCACTGCAAAATCGTAAAGATTTAGAAGCTATTCACTTTCAGGAAAAAGCGAGTCAAGCCAATATAAAAATGGCTAAAAGCGCGTATTATCCGTCCCTATCACTAATTGGAGGGTATACCGTATTAGATATTAAAAATGTTGTTACGATCCAAAATGCTATGAACTTTGGTGTAGGTGTTTCCTATGATTTGAGTTCCATTCTAAAAAATGGCACTATGGTAAAACTAGCAGAAAGTAAAGCATCGGAAGTCCAAAATTCAGAAGAAATGCTGACTGACTATATCAAAATTGAAGTTCAAAAATCGATAGAAGACTATCAATTAGCGCTTAAACAAAGTAATGTATACACTCAGGCGGTTGAACAGTCTACTGAAAACTATCGCATCATAAAAGATAAATACGACAATGGTTTATCAAATACCAATGATTTACTAGAAGCTGATGTCGAACAACTAAATGCTACCATTAATAAAGCTTTGGCCAAAGCCAATATCGTTCAAAAATATTACGAGTTACTTTCAGTAACAGGACAATTATCTAAAACCTTCAACCTTTCAAAAATATAA
- a CDS encoding MDR family MFS transporter, which translates to MTGTEDDLVEYGFRRVIITITAVLCALLEIVDTTIVNVALTNMRGSLGATLTDVAWVITAYAIANVIVIPMTSWLSQQFGRRNYFVVSIIIFTTASFLCGNATNIWELIAFRFIQGLGGGALLVTAQTIITESYPIAKRGMAQAIYGMGVIVGPTLGPPLGGYLVDNFSWPYIFYINIPLGIIAAILAFTFVRSPKFGKKLKASQVDWWGIVLLSAFIGSLQFVLEHGQQDDWFNNSTITALSVVSVFGLVLFIWRELTYKYPIVNLSVLKDGNLRIGTIMCFILGFGLYGSTLIIPIYTQSVLGWTATDAGLLLIPGSITTAFMMPIVGRLIQKGVPQGYMVGVGFLIFFFFTLMMYNNMTPDTGAEHLFWPLILRGIGLGLLFVPITTLSLSTLKGKHIGEGAAFTGMMRQLGGSFGIAIITTFITRFSQKHRVDLVSNLDGTRLEVQEKITLLQQGFMSKGFSANEALKKAYQVIDFSVMKQSTVLAYMDIFLYLGIMFLCCIPIIFFIKKGKNKINPADAMH; encoded by the coding sequence ATGACAGGAACTGAAGATGATTTAGTAGAATATGGCTTTAGACGGGTTATCATTACGATTACAGCTGTGCTTTGTGCACTGCTAGAAATTGTAGATACCACTATTGTCAATGTAGCTTTGACCAATATGAGGGGAAGCCTAGGTGCGACATTAACTGATGTTGCTTGGGTAATAACTGCATACGCCATTGCCAATGTTATTGTTATTCCAATGACGAGCTGGCTTTCACAACAATTTGGAAGACGTAATTATTTTGTCGTTTCCATTATTATTTTTACCACAGCTTCTTTTTTATGCGGTAATGCCACTAATATTTGGGAACTTATTGCTTTCCGATTTATACAAGGACTAGGCGGAGGAGCGCTATTAGTAACTGCTCAAACCATTATAACCGAAAGTTATCCGATTGCTAAACGTGGAATGGCGCAAGCTATTTACGGCATGGGTGTAATTGTAGGACCTACATTAGGTCCGCCATTAGGAGGTTACTTAGTAGATAATTTCTCTTGGCCTTACATTTTCTACATCAATATACCACTTGGAATTATTGCTGCTATTTTAGCTTTCACTTTTGTGAGAAGTCCAAAATTTGGTAAAAAATTAAAAGCAAGTCAAGTCGATTGGTGGGGAATTGTCCTTTTATCAGCTTTCATTGGTTCTTTACAGTTTGTTTTAGAACACGGTCAGCAAGATGACTGGTTCAATAATAGCACGATTACCGCATTGAGCGTGGTTTCTGTTTTTGGTTTGGTATTATTTATATGGAGAGAATTGACTTATAAATATCCTATTGTAAACCTAAGTGTTTTAAAAGATGGAAACTTAAGAATAGGAACGATAATGTGTTTCATCCTTGGATTTGGACTTTATGGGTCTACTTTGATTATCCCCATTTATACGCAATCAGTTTTAGGCTGGACTGCTACTGATGCTGGACTATTGCTTATTCCTGGTTCAATTACCACCGCTTTTATGATGCCAATTGTGGGTCGATTAATTCAAAAAGGAGTGCCACAAGGGTATATGGTAGGTGTTGGGTTTTTAATATTCTTTTTCTTTACCCTAATGATGTATAATAATATGACACCTGATACGGGAGCTGAACATTTATTTTGGCCATTAATTTTAAGAGGAATAGGACTTGGATTACTTTTTGTACCTATTACCACTTTGTCTCTTTCTACTTTAAAAGGAAAACATATTGGAGAAGGTGCCGCTTTTACTGGTATGATGCGACAACTTGGAGGTTCTTTTGGTATCGCCATCATTACCACTTTTATTACAAGATTTAGCCAGAAACATCGTGTGGACTTAGTTTCTAATCTTGACGGAACGAGACTTGAAGTTCAAGAAAAAATTACGCTATTACAACAAGGATTTATGTCTAAAGGGTTTAGCGCTAACGAAGCATTAAAAAAGGCATATCAAGTAATTGATTTTTCAGTGATGAAACAAAGCACCGTTTTAGCCTATATGGATATTTTCCTTTACCTAGGTATTATGTTTTTATGTTGTATTCCTATTATCTTTTTTATCAAAAAAGGAAAAAATAAAATCAATCCTGCAGATGCAATGCATTAA
- a CDS encoding NAD(P)/FAD-dependent oxidoreductase, which translates to MKQDVIIIGAGLAGLSAAVHLHRQGRKVLILEATDRAGGRIKTDSHDGFLLDRGFQVFLTAYPESKSLLNYTDLNLKKMLPGATVLYDDGQFEIADPLRRPSAALATFFAPVGTLKDKINTLWLKNKLQNLTIDQIFQQPEQTTRKQLTEYGFSPKMIERFYAPFLSGIFLENDLSTSRRMFDFVMKMFSDGDVAVPALGMEEIPKQLVAMLPENSIRCNTQVMKIEGNKVTIADGTVLEANQILLATTANSLAQEFFPKQKMTSHQVTNVYFEASETPTRKAVVILNASKIKKWVNNLTVMSNVSSAYSPKGKVLISVSYNGIPTIGDAALAENMKRELKKWFGQKVNNWKMLKVYRIEYALPTQESVRNEIPASEIKISDTLFICGDNLLNGSINAAMKTGRLAAEAMQL; encoded by the coding sequence ATGAAACAAGATGTGATTATTATAGGAGCAGGATTAGCAGGACTTTCTGCAGCTGTTCATTTACACCGTCAGGGACGAAAGGTTTTAATTCTAGAAGCTACAGACCGCGCAGGGGGGAGAATAAAAACCGACTCACATGATGGATTTCTTTTAGACAGAGGTTTTCAAGTGTTTTTGACTGCTTACCCAGAGTCAAAATCTTTACTCAATTATACGGATTTAAATTTAAAGAAAATGTTGCCCGGCGCAACTGTTCTCTATGATGATGGGCAATTTGAAATTGCAGATCCGTTGCGAAGACCTTCAGCAGCTTTAGCGACTTTTTTTGCTCCAGTAGGAACTTTAAAAGATAAAATAAATACACTTTGGCTAAAAAATAAATTACAAAATTTAACAATCGATCAAATTTTTCAACAACCAGAACAAACGACTAGAAAGCAATTGACTGAATATGGTTTTAGTCCAAAAATGATTGAGCGATTTTATGCCCCTTTCCTCTCTGGAATATTTTTAGAAAATGATTTATCAACTTCTAGAAGAATGTTTGATTTTGTGATGAAAATGTTTTCTGATGGAGATGTGGCAGTTCCAGCTCTAGGCATGGAAGAAATACCAAAACAATTAGTTGCCATGCTTCCAGAAAATAGTATTCGTTGTAACACTCAAGTAATGAAAATAGAGGGAAATAAAGTGACTATAGCCGATGGAACTGTTTTAGAAGCCAACCAAATTCTTTTGGCTACGACCGCAAATTCACTAGCGCAAGAATTCTTTCCCAAGCAAAAAATGACTTCTCATCAAGTCACTAATGTTTATTTTGAAGCATCTGAAACTCCTACGAGAAAAGCAGTGGTAATACTCAATGCATCAAAAATCAAAAAGTGGGTAAATAACTTGACTGTAATGTCTAATGTATCTTCCGCTTATTCTCCAAAGGGCAAAGTGCTTATTTCTGTCTCTTACAATGGAATTCCAACTATAGGCGACGCTGCTTTAGCCGAAAACATGAAGCGAGAATTAAAAAAATGGTTTGGCCAAAAAGTAAACAATTGGAAAATGTTAAAAGTATACCGAATTGAATATGCTTTACCTACGCAGGAAAGCGTGCGAAATGAAATTCCAGCTTCTGAAATTAAGATCTCTGATACTCTTTTTATATGCGGTGATAATTTATTGAATGGCTCAATAAATGCGGCGATGAAAACAGGTAGACTAGCAGCTGAAGCAATGCAGCTATAG
- the yaaA gene encoding peroxide stress protein YaaA, whose amino-acid sequence MKIVISPAKSLNFEKDLPTPIHTEPSFLKESRHVHKVLKEKKPAELADLMSISDKLAELNWKRNQDWKTPFTTSNSRPAVYTFDGDVYTGLDAFSIPLNKLEVLQDRLRILSGLYGLLKPLDLMQAYRLEMGTKLPIGESQNLYQFWKPTITKALNKELKEGELFVNLASNEYFSAIDVKALKVPVITPEFKDYKNGKLKIISFFAKKARGMMVRYIIDTNAETIEDLKGFNYDGYQFDANLSKENQLVFTR is encoded by the coding sequence ATGAAAATTGTTATATCACCAGCCAAGTCCTTAAATTTCGAAAAAGATTTACCAACTCCTATACATACAGAACCTTCATTTTTAAAAGAATCGAGACACGTTCACAAAGTTTTGAAGGAGAAAAAACCTGCTGAATTAGCTGACTTAATGAGTATTTCTGATAAACTGGCGGAGTTAAATTGGAAACGAAATCAAGATTGGAAAACACCTTTTACCACATCAAATTCTCGTCCGGCAGTTTATACTTTTGACGGCGATGTTTACACTGGTTTAGATGCTTTTTCGATTCCATTAAATAAATTAGAAGTCTTACAAGATCGTTTGAGAATACTTTCCGGTTTATACGGATTACTCAAGCCATTGGATTTGATGCAAGCGTACCGTCTTGAAATGGGAACTAAATTACCTATTGGTGAAAGCCAAAACCTATATCAGTTTTGGAAACCGACCATTACTAAGGCTTTAAATAAAGAACTCAAGGAAGGAGAATTATTCGTCAACTTAGCTAGTAATGAATATTTTTCGGCAATAGATGTCAAAGCCTTGAAGGTTCCAGTAATTACTCCAGAATTCAAAGACTATAAAAATGGAAAACTGAAAATAATTAGTTTTTTTGCTAAAAAAGCAAGAGGAATGATGGTGCGTTATATTATTGATACTAATGCTGAAACCATTGAAGATTTGAAAGGATTTAATTATGATGGCTATCAATTTGATGCTAATTTATCGAAAGAAAATCAGCTTGTTTTTACCCGTTAA
- a CDS encoding TetR/AcrR family transcriptional regulator, which produces MALLQKSIEKRSSLLKATLFLVNNGGIQGASMAKVAKVANVSPATIYLYFESKQDMVNQLYLDVKSSFAEAAFKGYDSEKPIRESFEKIWLNMADFKLQQKEEASFLSQCDNTPMIDEATRQEGLKHIAPLFDLWTKAKQDGIIKEMSPYLLYAFTIYPLAFLMNMENRKLCPLCDTVLKDAFQAAWDSIRV; this is translated from the coding sequence ATGGCACTACTGCAAAAAAGTATTGAGAAACGAAGCTCGCTTTTAAAAGCGACATTGTTTCTGGTTAATAATGGAGGTATTCAAGGTGCGTCAATGGCCAAAGTGGCTAAAGTTGCCAATGTTTCTCCAGCTACTATTTATCTATATTTTGAGAGCAAGCAAGACATGGTCAATCAATTGTATCTAGATGTCAAATCCTCTTTTGCGGAAGCAGCGTTTAAAGGATATGATTCTGAAAAACCCATAAGAGAAAGTTTCGAAAAGATATGGTTAAATATGGCTGATTTTAAATTGCAACAAAAAGAGGAAGCTTCTTTTTTGTCACAATGCGACAATACACCTATGATCGATGAAGCAACCAGACAAGAAGGACTGAAACATATTGCTCCTCTTTTTGATTTGTGGACAAAAGCAAAACAGGACGGGATAATAAAAGAAATGTCACCCTATTTACTTTATGCTTTTACGATTTATCCCTTAGCTTTTCTGATGAATATGGAAAATAGAAAGCTTTGTCCATTATGCGATACCGTTTTAAAAGATGCTTTTCAAGCGGCTTGGGATAGTATTCGGGTTTAA
- a CDS encoding DoxX family protein, giving the protein MVESVAKRIWNVVVIIMAVFMFYSGVQHFRNSVFYNPFVPNFLPFKMVIIYFYGVIEIAITLLLLIKKYRGIGAFSLFALMLFFLPIHIWDVFSDTPAIGSHQLALIRLVIQFGLIAIAWKLKNIYFNKK; this is encoded by the coding sequence ATGGTGGAAAGCGTTGCAAAGAGGATTTGGAATGTTGTTGTAATTATTATGGCTGTTTTTATGTTTTACAGTGGTGTGCAACATTTTAGGAATTCAGTATTTTATAATCCTTTTGTTCCTAACTTTTTGCCTTTCAAAATGGTGATTATTTATTTTTATGGTGTAATAGAAATAGCTATAACATTACTTCTTTTAATAAAAAAATATAGAGGAATTGGAGCATTTTCTTTATTTGCGTTAATGCTATTTTTTTTACCCATCCACATTTGGGATGTATTCTCAGATACTCCAGCAATTGGAAGTCATCAATTGGCATTGATTCGTTTAGTTATTCAATTCGGATTAATAGCGATAGCTTGGAAATTAAAAAATATTTATTTTAATAAAAAATAA